The following proteins come from a genomic window of Halorussus halophilus:
- a CDS encoding ABC transporter substrate-binding protein, translated as MSEKYRTTRRAYLKGATAAGVAGLVGLSTSASGQGGPIPMGSILPITGNLSAYGSGMQAAVNQAVQDVNDAGGPLGRNINMTNTDSQTQPSRGIQQYNSLVNEQNIVGFVGAASSGVSVPLAQNVAADQVMQMSNASTSPALAEIGYNEDESLKFFGRTAPNDGQQGIVMGQILNDDQFIGASNAAFLYVNNPYGQGLAEKASEQFQGETVGMVGYDEQATDYTSTLDQVYSNDPDAVGFIGYPGNGRTILNQWQNGGYGGQWVLSEGLNDPQFLQELSNITSGMYVASPNPEQTQGRTTFEEKLGEQASTLFAPHAYDGLFLMALAMEAGGEATGTAIAQNIRSVSRPEGGDGGQTTTGDGGENIVTVGEFQKGKDLIANGADINYQGASSPVNLNESLEPLNQFAILQVADDGSLETLETIPRSFFEGKL; from the coding sequence ATGTCAGAGAAATATCGAACGACGCGACGAGCGTATCTAAAGGGCGCGACGGCCGCGGGGGTGGCCGGGTTGGTCGGTCTGTCAACGTCGGCGAGTGGACAGGGCGGTCCCATTCCGATGGGGTCGATTCTCCCGATTACGGGGAATCTGAGTGCGTACGGGAGCGGGATGCAAGCCGCTGTCAATCAAGCGGTACAAGACGTGAACGACGCTGGTGGGCCGCTCGGGCGGAACATCAACATGACGAACACCGACAGTCAGACCCAACCGTCTCGTGGGATTCAACAGTACAATTCGCTGGTCAACGAACAGAACATCGTCGGCTTCGTCGGTGCGGCGTCGAGCGGCGTGTCAGTGCCGCTCGCACAGAACGTCGCTGCCGACCAAGTAATGCAGATGAGCAACGCGAGTACGTCGCCCGCGCTCGCCGAAATCGGCTACAACGAAGACGAGAGTCTGAAGTTCTTCGGCCGGACGGCCCCGAACGACGGCCAGCAGGGCATCGTCATGGGTCAGATACTGAACGACGACCAGTTCATCGGCGCAAGCAACGCGGCGTTCCTGTACGTCAACAACCCCTACGGGCAGGGGTTGGCAGAGAAAGCCAGCGAGCAGTTCCAAGGGGAGACAGTCGGAATGGTCGGGTACGACGAGCAGGCGACTGACTACACGTCCACGCTCGACCAAGTGTACAGCAACGACCCCGACGCAGTCGGATTCATCGGTTACCCCGGTAACGGCCGCACTATCCTCAACCAGTGGCAAAACGGCGGCTACGGTGGCCAGTGGGTGCTCAGTGAGGGCCTGAACGACCCGCAGTTCCTCCAAGAACTGAGCAACATCACGTCCGGAATGTACGTCGCCTCGCCGAACCCCGAGCAGACGCAGGGGCGGACGACGTTCGAAGAGAAACTCGGCGAACAAGCGAGTACGCTGTTCGCACCACACGCCTACGACGGACTGTTCCTGATGGCACTCGCCATGGAGGCCGGCGGGGAAGCTACGGGGACGGCAATCGCACAGAACATCCGCTCGGTGTCGCGGCCAGAGGGCGGCGACGGGGGACAGACGACGACGGGCGACGGCGGAGAGAACATCGTCACCGTCGGCGAGTTCCAGAAGGGCAAGGACCTCATCGCCAACGGCGCGGACATCAACTATCAGGGTGCGTCTAGTCCGGTCAACCTCAACGAGTCGCTGGAACCACTGAACCAGTTCGCCATCCTGCAGGTGGCCGACGACGGGTCGCTCGAAACCTTGGAGACGATTCCACGGTCGTTCTTCGAGGGCAAACTGTAG
- a CDS encoding 2,5-diamino-6-(ribosylamino)-4(3H)-pyrimidinone 5'-phosphate reductase has protein sequence MRVVVNAAMSADGKLSSRRREQIAISGEADFDRMDALRAGSDAVMVGVGTVLADDPHLTLDDTDRQSARRDRDESIHPARVVADSRARTPTDARILDDAATTYLLVSEDAPKERLDALESTGARLITAGDERVDLAAALPRLEREGVEQLMVEGGGELIFSLFEAALVDELRVYVGSKVIGGRDAPTLADGDGFVSEFPALDLEAVERIDDGVLLRYAVV, from the coding sequence ATGCGCGTGGTCGTTAACGCCGCGATGAGTGCGGACGGCAAGCTATCCTCGCGGCGGCGCGAACAGATAGCCATCAGCGGAGAGGCCGACTTCGACCGGATGGACGCGCTCCGCGCGGGCAGCGACGCCGTCATGGTCGGCGTCGGGACGGTCCTCGCAGACGACCCACACCTGACGCTGGACGACACCGACCGACAGAGTGCGCGACGCGACAGAGACGAGTCTATTCATCCCGCACGCGTCGTCGCCGATTCGCGGGCACGAACGCCGACAGACGCCCGGATTCTGGACGACGCCGCGACGACGTACCTGCTGGTCTCGGAGGACGCACCGAAGGAACGACTCGACGCACTCGAATCGACGGGCGCACGGCTCATCACGGCCGGAGACGAGCGCGTCGATTTGGCGGCCGCGCTCCCCCGACTCGAACGCGAAGGCGTCGAGCAGTTGATGGTCGAAGGCGGGGGCGAACTCATCTTCTCGCTGTTCGAGGCGGCACTGGTAGACGAGTTGCGCGTCTACGTCGGGTCGAAGGTCATCGGGGGTCGAGACGCGCCCACGCTGGCCGACGGAGACGGATTCGTCTCGGAGTTCCCGGCCTTGGACCTCGAAGCCGTCGAGCGCATCGACGACGGCGTCCTGTTGCGCTACGCTGTCGTCTGA
- a CDS encoding arylsulfotransferase family protein, whose amino-acid sequence MGRHRVAFAALVVLCSVVLAHSYVTSPASAAISEYDQQATLDPTAREEVVPDRNGTTVVSGHGIDGDSAALVAFGPDGSVRYYNDTYHGYFDVDPVEGTESTVEYVAERPYDNESCNAKCTLSVVERVNLTTGELTRVYRRIIPQDRGANWHDVDRVGDHRLLVGDIHRDEMYVVDTKTGLTRWEWEVQHDFPISGGGEYPTDWAHLNDVEKLPDGRYMTSLRNQDQVVFVDPETGMQDDWTLGADDEYSVLYEQHNPDYIPKSEGGPAVLVADSLNHRVVEYQRTNGSWEQSWVWSDERMQWSRDADRLPNGNTLVADTNGNRVVEVNESGDVVWSIDFYSPYEVERLGTGDESAGGPSAERANLTSQRVSGDSGDTETTVVAGVKPQKLLNGLSYMLPVWMGVTDAFVAAMLALTAIVWVIVELRALVPPISLRSPFEFER is encoded by the coding sequence ATGGGCCGCCACCGCGTCGCGTTCGCCGCCCTCGTCGTCCTCTGTTCGGTCGTGCTCGCTCACAGCTACGTGACTTCGCCAGCGAGTGCCGCGATTTCGGAGTACGACCAGCAGGCGACACTCGACCCCACCGCGCGCGAAGAAGTCGTCCCCGACCGGAACGGCACCACCGTCGTCTCAGGGCACGGCATCGACGGGGACTCTGCGGCACTCGTCGCCTTCGGACCCGACGGGAGTGTTCGCTACTACAACGACACCTACCACGGCTACTTCGACGTAGACCCGGTCGAAGGCACGGAATCGACCGTCGAGTACGTCGCCGAACGCCCCTACGACAACGAGAGTTGCAACGCCAAGTGTACGCTCTCGGTCGTCGAGCGCGTCAACCTGACCACCGGCGAACTCACGCGAGTCTACCGACGAATCATCCCGCAGGACCGCGGGGCGAACTGGCACGACGTGGACCGCGTCGGAGACCACCGACTACTCGTAGGCGACATCCACCGCGACGAGATGTACGTCGTAGACACCAAAACGGGTCTCACTCGATGGGAGTGGGAAGTCCAGCACGACTTCCCAATCTCCGGCGGCGGCGAGTACCCGACTGACTGGGCGCACTTGAACGACGTAGAGAAACTCCCTGACGGCCGGTACATGACGAGTCTGCGCAACCAGGACCAGGTCGTCTTCGTAGACCCCGAGACGGGGATGCAGGACGACTGGACGCTCGGCGCAGACGACGAGTACAGCGTCCTCTACGAGCAGCACAACCCCGACTACATCCCCAAGTCAGAGGGCGGTCCCGCCGTCCTCGTCGCCGACTCGCTGAACCACCGCGTCGTTGAGTACCAGCGAACGAACGGGTCGTGGGAGCAGTCGTGGGTCTGGTCGGACGAGCGCATGCAGTGGTCGCGCGACGCGGACCGACTCCCGAACGGCAACACGCTCGTCGCGGACACCAACGGCAATCGAGTGGTGGAGGTGAACGAGTCAGGAGACGTCGTTTGGAGCATCGACTTCTACTCGCCGTACGAAGTCGAACGACTCGGCACGGGCGACGAGAGTGCAGGCGGGCCGTCCGCTGAGAGAGCAAATCTAACCTCCCAGCGCGTCTCCGGCGACTCCGGTGACACCGAGACCACCGTCGTCGCTGGCGTCAAACCCCAGAAACTGCTGAACGGCCTCTCGTACATGTTGCCCGTCTGGATGGGCGTTACCGACGCATTCGTGGCGGCTATGCTGGCACTTACGGCTATCGTCTGGGTGATAGTCGAGCTTCGCGCCCTCGTCCCGCCAATTTCTCTCCGCTCGCCGTTCGAGTTCGAGCGGTGA